In Synechococcus sp. PCC 6312, one genomic interval encodes:
- the rplF gene encoding 50S ribosomal protein L6 — MSRIGKRPIPLPDKVSLALAGQEVTVKGPKGQLSRVLPAEVEVLQEGSTILVSRRNESRPARQRHGLCRTLVANMVEGVAQGFSKRLEIQGIGYRANLQGTKLVLSVGYSHPVEIDPPTGITFELEDNQGKKVTQGTLILVSGIDKEQVGNLAAQIRAVRPPEPYKGKGIRYAGEAVRRKVGKTGKK; from the coding sequence ATGTCTCGTATTGGTAAACGGCCCATTCCTCTCCCCGACAAGGTCTCACTGGCATTAGCTGGGCAAGAGGTAACGGTCAAAGGCCCTAAAGGTCAACTTAGCCGTGTGTTACCTGCTGAAGTTGAGGTCTTACAAGAGGGCAGCACAATTCTTGTCAGTCGCCGCAATGAATCTCGGCCAGCTCGTCAGCGTCATGGTCTGTGTCGCACCCTAGTCGCTAATATGGTCGAGGGAGTTGCCCAAGGCTTTAGTAAGCGCTTAGAAATTCAAGGGATTGGTTACCGGGCCAACCTTCAAGGGACAAAGCTGGTCTTAAGTGTTGGCTACAGTCACCCGGTGGAGATTGATCCCCCAACTGGCATTACCTTTGAGTTAGAAGACAACCAAGGTAAAAAAGTCACCCAAGGTACTCTGATCTTGGTGTCGGGTATTGACAAAGAGCAAGTCGGCAACTTGGCCGCCCAAATCCGAGCTGTGCGCCCTCCTGAACCCTACAAGGGCAAAGGAATTCGCTATGCCGGTGAAGCAGTTCGTCGTAAGGTCGGGAAGACAGGGAAAAAATAG
- the rpsH gene encoding 30S ribosomal protein S8 — MAVNDTISDMLTRIRNANLARHQTTTIPATRMTRNIAQVLKAEGFIEDFKVEGEGIKQQLVVGLKYRGKQRQPIITALKRVSKPGLRVYANRQELPRVLGGIGIAIISTSSGIMTDREARKQGIGGEVLCYVW; from the coding sequence ATGGCAGTAAACGACACCATCAGCGATATGCTTACCCGGATCCGCAACGCGAACCTGGCCCGGCATCAAACGACAACTATCCCCGCCACTCGGATGACCCGTAACATTGCTCAAGTCCTCAAGGCTGAAGGCTTTATAGAAGACTTCAAAGTCGAAGGGGAAGGAATCAAACAACAACTTGTGGTTGGACTCAAGTACCGTGGTAAGCAGCGGCAACCGATCATCACAGCCCTAAAACGAGTCAGCAAACCAGGCCTGCGTGTTTATGCTAACCGTCAGGAACTGCCCCGGGTTTTAGGTGGGATTGGCATTGCCATTATCTCTACTTCTAGCGGGATTATGACCGACCGAGAGGCTCGGAAGCAGGGCATCGGCGGTGAAGTCCTTTGTTATGTCTGGTAA
- the rplE gene encoding 50S ribosomal protein L5: MSSRMKTLYQETAVPQLQQQFKYSNVHQVPKVVKVTVNRGLGEAAQNAKSLEATLAEVARITGQKPVVTRAKKAIAGFKIRQGMPVGVMVTLRADRMYAFLDRLINLALPRIRDFRGINPKSFDGRGNFTLGLREQLIFPEVNYDDIDQIRGMDISIITTAKTDEEGRALLKALGMPFREN, encoded by the coding sequence ATGAGTTCACGCATGAAAACCCTATATCAAGAAACTGCTGTCCCCCAACTTCAGCAGCAATTTAAGTACAGCAATGTTCATCAAGTTCCCAAAGTGGTCAAAGTAACGGTCAACCGGGGCCTGGGGGAAGCCGCTCAAAACGCCAAATCCCTAGAAGCAACCCTAGCCGAAGTTGCCAGAATTACGGGGCAAAAGCCGGTTGTAACTCGGGCTAAAAAAGCAATTGCTGGCTTTAAGATTCGTCAAGGTATGCCGGTTGGCGTGATGGTTACACTGCGTGCTGATCGGATGTACGCCTTTTTAGATCGGCTGATAAACTTGGCTTTACCTCGAATTCGTGACTTTCGAGGCATCAATCCCAAAAGCTTTGACGGCCGCGGTAACTTTACTCTCGGACTGCGGGAGCAACTCATCTTCCCAGAAGTTAATTATGACGATATCGATCAGATTCGCGGGATGGACATCTCGATCATCACTACCGCTAAAACTGATGAGGAAGGGAGAGCCTTACTTAAGGCGTTGGGTATGCCCTTTCGTGAGAATTAA
- the rplX gene encoding 50S ribosomal protein L24, whose product MATTKPPIRYRMHVKKGDTVQVIAGDDKAKVGEVLAVFPKKSQVVVKGVNIKTKHVKPQQEGEAGQIVNKEFPIHSSNVMLYSNKQNVASRICYTYTEAGKKVRMLKKTGEIID is encoded by the coding sequence ATGGCTACGACAAAACCACCGATCCGTTATCGGATGCATGTCAAAAAAGGGGATACCGTTCAAGTCATTGCCGGTGACGACAAGGCTAAGGTCGGAGAAGTGCTAGCAGTTTTCCCTAAGAAAAGCCAAGTCGTTGTCAAGGGTGTAAACATTAAAACCAAGCATGTCAAACCCCAACAAGAAGGTGAAGCAGGACAGATTGTCAACAAAGAATTTCCCATCCACAGTTCTAACGTCATGCTCTACTCCAACAAGCAGAACGTGGCCAGTCGGATTTGTTATACCTATACCGAAGCTGGCAAGAAGGTACGGATGCTAAAGAAAACCGGGGAAATTATTGATTAG
- the rplN gene encoding 50S ribosomal protein L14 produces the protein MIQQETYLNVADNSGAKKLLCIRVLGGGNRRYGSVGDVIIATVKDATPNMAVKKSDVVRAVIVRTRKTIRRDSGMSIRFDDNAAVLINAEGNPRGTRVFGPVARELRDKNFTKIVSLAPEVL, from the coding sequence ATGATTCAACAGGAAACCTATCTCAACGTGGCGGACAACAGCGGGGCGAAAAAACTCCTCTGTATCCGTGTTCTTGGTGGTGGTAACCGTCGCTATGGCAGCGTCGGGGATGTAATTATCGCAACGGTTAAAGATGCCACACCTAACATGGCCGTCAAAAAATCTGATGTCGTCCGAGCCGTCATTGTCCGAACCCGCAAAACTATTCGTCGTGACAGTGGCATGAGTATTCGTTTTGATGATAATGCTGCTGTCTTAATCAATGCAGAAGGCAACCCCCGGGGAACTCGGGTGTTTGGCCCAGTTGCTCGGGAACTGCGGGATAAAAACTTTACTAAAATCGTTTCTCTGGCTCCGGAGGTACTCTAA
- the rpsQ gene encoding 30S ribosomal protein S17, with translation MAVKERVGVVVSDKMEKTVVVAVENRSSHPKYGKIVVKTNRYKAHDEENRCKVGDRVRIQETRPLSRTKRWTVIEILTATISA, from the coding sequence ATGGCAGTTAAAGAACGGGTTGGCGTTGTTGTCAGCGACAAAATGGAAAAAACTGTTGTGGTAGCGGTGGAAAATCGCTCCTCTCACCCCAAGTACGGCAAAATCGTGGTCAAAACCAACCGCTATAAAGCCCACGACGAAGAAAACCGCTGCAAAGTGGGTGATCGAGTCCGTATTCAAGAAACTCGTCCCTTAAGCCGTACTAAGCGGTGGACGGTGATCGAGATCCTGACAGCGACAATATCGGCTTAG
- the rpmC gene encoding 50S ribosomal protein L29 has protein sequence MALTKMSEFVDLSDQSLDEKIAEIKKQLFDLRFAQATRREVKPHQYKHLRHTLAQLMTLERQRQLGITHSSTGEG, from the coding sequence ATGGCACTAACTAAAATGTCAGAATTTGTGGATTTAAGTGACCAATCCCTAGATGAAAAAATTGCAGAAATAAAAAAGCAACTCTTTGATCTGCGGTTTGCCCAGGCCACCCGTCGGGAAGTCAAGCCCCACCAGTATAAACACTTGCGTCATACTCTGGCCCAACTCATGACCCTCGAACGTCAGCGGCAACTGGGTATCACTCATTCCAGCACAGGAGAAGGTTAA
- the rplP gene encoding 50S ribosomal protein L16, translating to MLSPKRTKFRKQQRGRMAGLATRGSDISFGKFALQALEPAWITSRQIEAGRRAMTRYIRRGGKIWIRVFPDKPVTMRAAETRMGSGKGSPEFWVAVVKPGRIMYEIDGVPEATAREAMRLAAFKMPIKTRFIVRPEVEA from the coding sequence ATGTTAAGTCCTAAGCGTACTAAATTTCGCAAGCAACAACGGGGTCGGATGGCAGGCCTGGCAACTCGGGGCAGTGATATCAGCTTCGGTAAATTTGCCTTGCAAGCCCTCGAGCCGGCCTGGATTACCTCTCGCCAAATCGAAGCTGGACGGCGCGCTATGACGCGCTACATCCGCCGGGGGGGCAAAATTTGGATTCGCGTTTTCCCCGATAAGCCAGTCACAATGAGAGCTGCAGAAACTCGGATGGGTTCCGGTAAAGGCTCTCCTGAGTTCTGGGTAGCGGTGGTTAAACCCGGCCGGATCATGTACGAAATTGATGGGGTTCCGGAAGCAACGGCTCGAGAAGCTATGCGCCTAGCAGCCTTCAAAATGCCGATTAAAACCCGCTTTATTGTTCGCCCAGAGGTGGAGGCTTAA
- the rpsC gene encoding 30S ribosomal protein S3: protein MGQKINPIGFRLGITQDHRSRWYADASRYPELLQEDHRIRQYIEKTLAGASIADVRIERKADQVELQVRTARPGVVVGKGGAGIENLRLSLKKLLPPGRSVKVNVVEVTRVDAEAGLLAEYITQQLERRVAFRRAVRQAIQRAQRAGVEGIKIQVAGRLNGAEIARTEWTREGRVPLHTLRADIDYAYRTAKTIYGILGVKVWIFKGEVLPGQQPDPDFGREQPRQRPPRQRRNFEDRSSRNES, encoded by the coding sequence GTGGGACAAAAAATCAACCCTATTGGCTTTCGCCTCGGCATTACTCAGGATCACCGCTCTCGTTGGTATGCGGATGCGAGTCGCTATCCCGAACTTCTCCAAGAGGATCACCGTATTCGCCAGTACATTGAAAAAACCTTAGCGGGTGCGAGTATTGCCGATGTGCGAATCGAACGCAAAGCAGATCAAGTAGAGTTGCAGGTCCGTACCGCCCGGCCTGGTGTAGTTGTTGGTAAGGGTGGGGCTGGAATTGAAAATCTGCGTTTGAGCCTAAAAAAACTCTTACCCCCAGGCCGCAGCGTCAAGGTCAATGTGGTAGAGGTCACTCGGGTTGATGCCGAAGCGGGCTTACTAGCTGAGTATATTACCCAGCAGTTGGAACGGCGTGTGGCGTTTCGGCGGGCGGTTCGGCAAGCGATTCAACGGGCCCAGCGTGCAGGTGTGGAGGGGATCAAAATCCAAGTTGCGGGTCGCCTGAACGGGGCAGAAATTGCTCGGACGGAATGGACTCGGGAGGGGCGCGTTCCTTTGCACACCCTACGGGCCGATATTGACTACGCCTATCGGACGGCCAAGACGATTTACGGAATCCTCGGGGTAAAAGTTTGGATATTCAAAGGTGAAGTCCTCCCTGGCCAGCAGCCCGACCCCGATTTCGGACGGGAACAACCCCGTCAACGTCCCCCACGGCAACGACGTAACTTTGAAGATCGTTCTTCCCGTAATGAATCTTAA
- the rplV gene encoding 50S ribosomal protein L22 — translation MATPTITRIGSKATARYVRMSPHKVRRVLDQLRGRSYREALIILRFMPYRACDPITKVLRSAAANSEHNQGINPADLIVYEAFADQGPSLKRFRPRAQGRAYQIRKPTCHITISVAEAKSEE, via the coding sequence ATGGCAACACCAACCATCACTAGAATTGGCAGCAAGGCGACAGCCCGGTATGTGCGGATGTCTCCCCATAAAGTCCGGCGGGTCTTAGACCAATTGCGGGGTCGCTCCTATCGGGAAGCCCTGATTATCTTGCGGTTTATGCCGTACCGGGCCTGTGATCCGATCACTAAGGTTTTACGCTCGGCGGCGGCCAACTCTGAGCATAATCAGGGGATCAATCCGGCTGACTTGATTGTTTACGAAGCTTTCGCCGATCAAGGTCCTAGCTTGAAACGGTTCAGGCCACGGGCGCAGGGGCGGGCTTATCAAATCCGTAAACCAACTTGCCACATCACCATTTCTGTGGCCGAAGCAAAGTCTGAAGAGTAA
- the rpsS gene encoding 30S ribosomal protein S19 produces the protein MGRSLKKGPFVADHLLRKVEALNARNDKQVIKTWSRASTILPEMIGHTIAVHNGRQHVPVFVTEQMVGHKLGEFAPTRTFRSHVKGDKKARY, from the coding sequence ATGGGACGTTCACTCAAAAAAGGGCCATTTGTTGCCGACCATCTCTTGCGGAAAGTCGAGGCTCTCAATGCTCGCAATGATAAGCAAGTGATTAAAACCTGGTCACGGGCCTCCACGATTTTGCCGGAGATGATTGGTCACACAATTGCGGTTCATAACGGCCGTCAACATGTTCCCGTTTTTGTCACCGAGCAAATGGTCGGTCATAAATTGGGTGAATTTGCCCCAACCCGCACCTTCCGCAGCCATGTCAAAGGCGATAAAAAAGCCCGTTACTAA
- the rplB gene encoding 50S ribosomal protein L2 codes for MGIRAYRPYTPSTRQKSVSDFAEITTDSPEKSLTGSKHRKKGRNNRGVITSRRRGGGHKRRYRDVDFRRNKVDVPGKVATVEYDPNRNARIALINYEDGEKRYILHPRNLTPGTKIIASAEAPIEIGNAMPLGKIPLGTSVHNVEITPGRGAQMVRAAGAMAQVVAKEGDMVTLKLPSGEVRLFRKECFATIGQVGNVDHSNLSMGKAGRNRWKGRRPKVRGSVMNPVDHPHGGGEGRAPIGRSGPVTPWGKPTLGYKTRKKKKLSNALIVRRRRKSSKRGRGGRQS; via the coding sequence ATGGGCATTCGAGCTTACCGACCCTATACTCCCAGTACTCGCCAAAAGTCTGTCTCTGATTTTGCTGAAATTACGACAGACTCGCCGGAGAAGTCTCTAACGGGTAGCAAACATCGCAAAAAAGGGCGCAATAACCGGGGGGTTATTACCAGCCGGCGGCGGGGTGGTGGCCACAAACGTCGCTATCGGGATGTGGACTTTCGCCGGAATAAAGTGGACGTCCCCGGCAAGGTGGCGACAGTGGAATATGACCCCAACCGGAATGCCCGGATTGCCTTAATTAACTATGAAGATGGAGAAAAACGTTACATCCTCCATCCTCGCAACTTGACCCCTGGCACCAAAATTATTGCCAGTGCTGAAGCCCCCATCGAGATTGGTAACGCCATGCCCTTAGGCAAAATTCCTTTGGGAACTTCTGTCCATAACGTGGAAATCACCCCAGGCCGGGGGGCGCAGATGGTACGGGCGGCCGGGGCCATGGCCCAAGTGGTTGCGAAGGAAGGGGATATGGTGACGCTGAAGTTGCCCTCAGGGGAAGTGCGCCTATTCCGGAAAGAATGCTTTGCCACCATTGGTCAGGTTGGGAATGTCGATCACAGCAACCTCAGCATGGGGAAAGCGGGCCGGAATCGTTGGAAAGGCCGTCGTCCCAAGGTTCGCGGTTCAGTAATGAATCCGGTGGATCACCCCCATGGTGGTGGTGAAGGGCGTGCCCCCATTGGTCGCAGTGGCCCCGTCACTCCTTGGGGTAAACCCACTCTCGGTTATAAGACCCGCAAAAAGAAAAAACTCAGCAATGCTTTAATTGTCCGGCGGCGGCGGAAGTCCTCGAAACGGGGTCGCGGTGGGCGGCAATCCTAA
- a CDS encoding 50S ribosomal protein L23 — protein MVSRINNPRSLADLVRRPIVTEKATIALENNQYTFDVDPRANKIQIKDAIEELFSVKVTAVNTYNPPKKARRVGKFAGFRPQYKRAIVTLAAGDTITLFPDV, from the coding sequence ATGGTGAGTAGAATTAACAACCCTCGCTCATTAGCAGATCTGGTTCGCCGCCCAATTGTCACGGAAAAGGCCACCATTGCCCTCGAAAACAATCAATACACCTTTGATGTAGATCCACGGGCCAACAAAATTCAAATCAAAGATGCCATTGAAGAGCTTTTTTCAGTCAAGGTAACAGCGGTTAATACCTATAACCCTCCCAAGAAAGCACGGCGTGTGGGTAAATTTGCTGGCTTTCGGCCTCAGTACAAGCGCGCCATTGTTACCTTAGCCGCTGGCGACACCATTACCCTCTTCCCCGACGTTTAG
- the rplD gene encoding 50S ribosomal protein L4: MVSCVVKDWQGTSAGAAELELAVAKETTASHILHRAVVRQLANARQGTVSTKTRAEVSGGGRKPWKQKGTGRARAGSNRSPLWRGGGVIFGPKPRDYSQKMNRKERRLALRTALMSRSEALIVVQDFAEQLPRPKTKELINALTRWGVETGSKVLLITAERQENIYLSARNVPRLKLIAADQLNVFDLLHADSIVATSEAIAKIQEVYGE, translated from the coding sequence ATGGTTTCATGTGTTGTTAAAGACTGGCAAGGTACTTCAGCGGGAGCGGCAGAACTGGAACTAGCCGTAGCCAAAGAAACCACCGCAAGCCACATTCTCCATCGAGCAGTCGTACGGCAGCTAGCCAATGCCCGCCAAGGAACTGTCTCGACCAAAACCAGGGCCGAGGTTAGTGGGGGTGGTCGCAAGCCCTGGAAGCAAAAAGGGACAGGTCGGGCCAGGGCAGGCTCAAATCGTTCTCCCCTCTGGCGCGGGGGTGGTGTCATTTTTGGTCCAAAACCGCGGGACTACTCCCAAAAAATGAATCGGAAAGAGCGGCGGTTGGCCCTACGCACGGCCTTAATGAGTCGCAGTGAGGCTTTAATTGTCGTCCAAGATTTTGCCGAACAACTGCCTCGCCCCAAGACCAAAGAACTGATCAATGCCCTTACACGATGGGGTGTTGAGACCGGGAGCAAGGTTCTCCTCATTACTGCGGAGCGGCAGGAAAACATTTATCTTTCTGCCCGCAATGTCCCCCGTTTGAAACTGATTGCTGCGGATCAACTTAATGTTTTTGATCTGCTCCATGCCGACAGTATTGTGGCCACCAGTGAAGCCATCGCCAAAATTCAGGAGGTTTATGGTGAGTAG
- the rplC gene encoding 50S ribosomal protein L3, whose translation MAIGILGTKLGMTQIFDDSGKAVPITVVQAGPCPVTQIKTKATDGYTAIQLGYGETKEKALSKPEMGHLSKSESNPLRHLQEYRLEDVSSYQLGQPITVDIFEAGKLVDVVGTSIGRGFAGYQKRHNFKRGPMAHGSKNHRLPGSTGAGTTPGRVYPGKRMAGQLGNCRVTVRKLQIVRVDAERNLLLIKGALPGKPGALVNILPATIVGQK comes from the coding sequence GTGGCCATTGGCATTTTAGGGACAAAACTGGGGATGACCCAAATATTTGATGACAGCGGCAAAGCCGTGCCAATCACGGTTGTCCAAGCTGGCCCCTGCCCTGTTACCCAAATTAAAACTAAAGCCACCGATGGTTACACCGCGATTCAATTGGGCTATGGCGAAACCAAGGAAAAAGCCCTCAGTAAACCAGAAATGGGGCATTTGTCCAAAAGTGAGTCGAATCCCCTCCGCCATCTCCAAGAGTATCGTCTCGAGGATGTTAGCTCTTATCAACTGGGGCAACCCATCACCGTGGATATTTTTGAAGCTGGAAAATTGGTGGATGTGGTTGGTACAAGCATCGGACGTGGTTTTGCGGGTTATCAAAAACGTCACAACTTCAAACGGGGGCCAATGGCACATGGTTCTAAAAACCACCGCCTTCCGGGTTCAACTGGGGCCGGTACAACCCCCGGTCGCGTCTATCCCGGCAAGCGGATGGCAGGGCAACTGGGGAACTGCCGAGTTACCGTTCGCAAACTCCAAATTGTTCGAGTTGATGCTGAACGTAATCTCTTGTTAATCAAAGGGGCCTTACCTGGCAAACCTGGAGCTTTAGTTAACATCCTTCCCGCTACTATCGTTGGACAGAAATAG